A stretch of the Candidatus Saccharimonadales bacterium genome encodes the following:
- a CDS encoding nucleotide exchange factor GrpE, whose protein sequence is MPKDDKNNQDSQLNTPDIPQDSQPADIAAEDTMLAMQAQIDQLTEALQRERADATNIRRRHDEQIAGMRSHTKANVIRDLLPVIDNFERALKHVPADLAENDYIKGVQGVVKQFETTLTKIGVERIKTVGEPFDPMYHEAVSMEEGDGTHEIVSDELQAGYKIGSEIIRHAMVKVQMQS, encoded by the coding sequence ATGCCTAAAGACGACAAAAACAATCAGGATAGTCAGCTGAATACGCCGGACATACCGCAGGACAGTCAACCGGCCGATATAGCCGCCGAAGATACTATGCTTGCCATGCAGGCTCAAATCGATCAGCTAACCGAGGCATTGCAGCGGGAGCGTGCCGATGCCACTAATATCCGTCGCCGTCATGATGAGCAGATTGCTGGTATGCGCTCTCATACTAAAGCCAACGTGATCCGCGACTTGCTGCCCGTCATCGATAACTTTGAGCGGGCACTCAAACATGTACCTGCCGATCTCGCAGAAAATGATTACATCAAAGGCGTCCAGGGTGTAGTTAAACAATTTGAAACGACCTTGACCAAAATTGGGGTTGAGCGTATCAAAACGGTCGGTGAGCCATTTGATCCGATGTATCACGAAGCCGTCTCTATGGAAGAAGGCGACGGCACCCACGAAATCGTGAGCGACGAACTCCAAGCGGGGTACAAGATTGGCAGCGAAATTATTCGTCATGCCATGGTTAAAGTGCAAATGCAGTCATGA
- a CDS encoding transcriptional regulator — translation MTERQELLLAAIIEQYAEVASPVGSNLLAKAFHVSSATIRAEMAELERAGYIAQPHTSAGRVPTDKGYRLYVNRLNDTPVNPVHTPHRGERALSVRVQSGGMPEQTIRSAVDTLVELTHNLGIATIGNQLYMSGLSNLFGQPEFIQAGQVQAVASLLDNLEPWLREAAPNQPLSVYIGRENPIGRTAGCSLVISRFRSPFSDRSYIGTLGPTRQSYKEVMNLVRHAGEELEVALYA, via the coding sequence ATGACCGAACGACAAGAATTATTATTAGCCGCCATCATAGAACAATACGCTGAAGTCGCTAGCCCAGTTGGCAGTAATCTGCTTGCCAAAGCATTTCATGTGTCTTCAGCAACAATCCGGGCTGAAATGGCCGAACTAGAGCGAGCCGGTTATATTGCACAGCCGCATACTAGCGCTGGCCGCGTGCCAACCGACAAAGGCTACCGGCTGTACGTTAACCGGCTAAATGACACTCCCGTCAACCCTGTGCATACACCGCACCGCGGCGAGCGAGCCTTAAGCGTTCGCGTACAGTCTGGCGGTATGCCCGAACAAACCATTCGCAGTGCTGTCGATACGCTCGTAGAGCTAACGCACAATCTCGGCATTGCAACCATCGGCAATCAGCTGTATATGAGCGGACTGTCGAACCTGTTCGGACAGCCGGAGTTTATCCAGGCCGGACAGGTCCAAGCCGTCGCCAGTCTGCTGGACAATCTTGAACCATGGCTGCGTGAGGCTGCACCCAATCAGCCGCTGAGCGTCTACATCGGCCGCGAGAACCCGATTGGCCGTACCGCTGGCTGTAGTTTGGTAATCAGCCGCTTCCGCAGTCCATTTAGCGACCGCAGTTATATCGGAACGCTCGGACCGACCAGGCAGAGTTATAAAGAAGTAATGAACCTTGTCCGGCACGCCGGCGAGGAATTGGAGGTGGCGCTATATGCCTAA
- a CDS encoding Ig-like domain-containing protein, which produces MKIYIGQLSSKINKIPFLLFAVFMMNAAALALPAKVNPLVGDASAACITTAPPTTYGQVKQTVNVATAGTYRVWSRIKAPNTTANSYYFQVDTGCSYNVGDATNIPANAWTWVNYQDGAAASTISVTLTAGAHTLTYTGKEADVQLDRVLLLSDTACVPTGTGDNCAVNDATPPTTAVTAPAAGATVSGTTTITASAADASGISKVDFLVDGAVKGTDTTSAYSYAWDTTTVANGAHTIQTRATDSAGNTTTSASVSVTVNNVVSQPDVIITSVTANPAAPIVGNQVVYSAVVKNQGTAATPAGTTIGVNFKVDGTVVSYSSTYTSSLAPGASVTLTANNGPAGVNYWTATSGAHTILAMVDDINRFPESNETNNTLSIPLTVGQPADTTAPSVSITAPASGTSVVAGATVNVAATATDNVGVTKVEYYVDNVLKNTDTTAPYAYGWATTGVATGAHAITAKAYDAAGNTKTSTAVSVTVTSASTNLPGDVNGDSRINAIDLSMLISRDGQNYPPADFNNDGTVGSADMAILLSKWTW; this is translated from the coding sequence ATGAAAATATACATCGGCCAATTGTCGTCAAAAATAAACAAAATCCCTTTTTTGCTGTTTGCAGTGTTCATGATGAATGCCGCTGCCTTGGCATTGCCGGCAAAAGTCAATCCGCTGGTAGGTGATGCCTCGGCAGCCTGTATCACAACTGCACCACCCACGACATACGGTCAGGTCAAACAGACGGTTAATGTTGCCACTGCCGGAACTTACCGGGTATGGAGCCGTATTAAGGCACCAAATACCACGGCAAATTCCTACTATTTCCAAGTTGATACTGGATGTTCGTACAATGTCGGTGATGCGACCAACATACCTGCCAACGCCTGGACGTGGGTTAATTATCAGGATGGCGCAGCAGCATCGACTATCAGCGTAACGCTGACGGCTGGCGCTCATACTCTGACGTACACTGGTAAAGAAGCTGATGTGCAGCTTGACCGAGTACTACTACTGAGTGACACGGCTTGTGTTCCGACTGGAACCGGTGACAACTGTGCCGTCAATGATGCTACGCCACCGACGACAGCTGTAACAGCGCCTGCCGCAGGAGCAACGGTTAGCGGAACAACGACGATAACTGCATCAGCAGCAGATGCTTCAGGCATTAGCAAAGTTGACTTCCTGGTTGACGGAGCTGTAAAGGGCACAGACACGACGTCCGCATATAGCTATGCTTGGGATACGACAACCGTTGCAAACGGTGCACACACTATACAAACTCGTGCTACTGACTCTGCCGGCAATACGACTACCAGTGCCAGCGTCTCAGTTACCGTCAATAACGTTGTCTCGCAACCAGACGTCATCATAACTTCGGTGACCGCGAATCCAGCAGCACCGATCGTTGGAAACCAAGTAGTGTATAGTGCAGTTGTAAAAAACCAAGGTACTGCTGCAACGCCGGCCGGAACAACCATAGGCGTAAACTTCAAAGTCGATGGTACCGTAGTGTCCTATAGTTCGACCTACACATCATCATTAGCACCGGGAGCGAGTGTCACTTTAACTGCAAATAATGGTCCAGCAGGAGTTAACTATTGGACCGCTACCTCTGGTGCACACACTATCCTGGCCATGGTCGATGACATTAACCGATTCCCAGAATCAAATGAAACGAACAATACACTGAGCATTCCGCTAACTGTCGGACAGCCAGCCGATACGACCGCACCATCAGTATCGATCACCGCACCAGCATCCGGAACCAGCGTTGTTGCCGGTGCAACAGTTAACGTGGCTGCTACCGCTACCGATAACGTGGGTGTAACAAAAGTTGAGTACTACGTCGATAATGTTCTCAAAAACACCGATACGACTGCACCATATGCTTATGGCTGGGCTACCACAGGAGTCGCCACTGGCGCTCATGCAATCACTGCCAAGGCCTATGATGCTGCAGGCAATACCAAAACATCAACAGCTGTTAGTGTCACTGTAACAAGTGCTTCGACAAACCTGCCTGGTGATGTCAACGGTGATAGCCGCATCAACGCGATCGACCTGTCAATGCTCATCTCCCGCGATGGACAAAACTATCCACCAGCTGACTTCAATAACGATGGCACGGTTGGCTCAGCTGACATGGCAATCCTACTCAGCAAGTGGACCTGGTAA
- the lepA gene encoding translation elongation factor 4 → MEQSRIRNFCIIAHIDHGKSTLADRLMEMTGTVEKRNMKAQLLDRMDLEREKGITIKLAPVRMEYKGHQLNLIDTPGHVDFSYEVSRSLEACEGALLIVDATQGIQAQTLANVYLAMAAELTIIPVLNKIDLPAADVERVSSEVISLLGCTPKDILMISAKTGQGVDQVLERIVADIPLPKPSTETTTRALIFDSYYDDYRGVILYVRIFDGEIKKNSHIKMIATGATGIALEVGALRPEMTANTALENGEIGYIVTNLRSTREAKVGDTVTLASMAATNPLPGYRNVQPFVYAGFFPDSNENYQVLKDAIERLSLSDSALQFAPENSPVLGFGVRIGFLGLLHMDIVRERLEREYNLELVVTNPSTDYEVSMNNGSEIDIKSAADLPDPAQIAEIREPWIKGEIVVPQDYVGPVIQLIATKRGIHKNLSYVESRALVSFEAPLANLLTDFYDQLKSITSGYGSFNYELDDYRAEDLVRLDFYIAGDIVSALSIMVHRSEAQSLGRETVAKLKDVIPRQNFQVSLQAAIGGRFIAREDISAYRKDVTTGLYGGDVSRKKKVLAKQAKGKKRMKRFGKVDIPAEAFTVMLKRD, encoded by the coding sequence ATGGAACAATCTCGTATTCGAAACTTCTGTATTATCGCGCATATTGATCATGGCAAATCGACGCTGGCGGACCGGCTTATGGAAATGACCGGTACCGTCGAAAAACGCAATATGAAGGCGCAGTTGCTTGACCGGATGGATCTGGAGCGTGAAAAGGGAATTACTATCAAGCTGGCCCCGGTGCGGATGGAATACAAGGGTCATCAGCTGAACCTGATTGATACACCCGGACATGTCGACTTTAGCTATGAAGTTTCGCGCAGCCTGGAAGCCTGTGAGGGAGCTTTGCTCATTGTCGATGCAACGCAGGGAATACAGGCCCAGACTCTCGCCAACGTCTATCTGGCAATGGCAGCTGAACTTACTATTATCCCTGTCCTTAATAAGATCGATTTGCCGGCGGCAGACGTCGAGCGTGTCAGCTCCGAAGTCATCAGCCTGCTTGGCTGCACACCCAAAGATATATTGATGATTTCCGCCAAGACAGGGCAGGGTGTTGATCAAGTGCTCGAGCGCATTGTCGCAGACATACCATTACCCAAGCCTTCAACCGAAACAACAACACGGGCGTTAATATTCGACAGTTATTATGACGATTACCGCGGTGTCATTCTCTATGTCCGTATTTTTGACGGCGAGATAAAGAAAAATTCTCATATCAAGATGATAGCGACCGGTGCTACTGGTATTGCACTCGAAGTCGGTGCACTGCGCCCGGAAATGACAGCCAATACAGCCCTGGAAAATGGCGAGATTGGTTATATTGTCACCAACCTGCGCAGTACTCGCGAGGCGAAAGTCGGTGATACAGTGACGCTTGCCAGCATGGCGGCTACCAACCCACTACCGGGCTACCGCAATGTCCAGCCCTTCGTGTACGCCGGCTTTTTTCCTGACAGCAACGAAAACTATCAGGTCCTGAAAGACGCCATCGAGCGGCTGAGCCTGAGTGATTCCGCACTGCAGTTTGCCCCGGAAAACTCTCCTGTTCTCGGCTTCGGTGTCCGTATTGGGTTTCTTGGCTTGCTGCACATGGATATCGTCCGTGAACGGCTGGAGCGTGAGTACAACCTTGAGCTCGTCGTTACGAATCCCTCGACTGATTACGAGGTATCAATGAACAACGGCTCTGAAATCGACATCAAAAGTGCCGCTGATCTGCCGGATCCAGCGCAAATTGCCGAAATCCGCGAACCGTGGATTAAGGGAGAAATCGTAGTACCACAGGATTATGTCGGCCCCGTTATCCAGCTGATTGCTACCAAACGCGGCATCCACAAAAACCTCAGTTACGTCGAATCGCGGGCGCTCGTCAGCTTCGAAGCGCCGCTGGCCAACCTGTTGACTGATTTTTATGACCAACTCAAAAGTATTACCAGCGGCTATGGATCATTCAATTACGAGCTCGATGATTACCGGGCAGAGGATTTGGTACGGCTGGATTTCTATATAGCCGGCGATATCGTCAGTGCGCTCAGTATTATGGTGCACCGGAGCGAAGCGCAGTCACTTGGCCGTGAAACAGTCGCCAAGCTCAAAGACGTCATTCCACGTCAAAACTTTCAGGTATCGCTGCAGGCGGCCATCGGCGGCCGATTCATTGCCCGCGAAGATATCAGCGCCTACCGCAAGGACGTCACGACCGGATTGTACGGCGGTGACGTCTCGCGCAAGAAAAAGGTCCTCGCCAAACAAGCCAAAGGCAAAAAGCGTATGAAACGTTTTGGAAAAGTTGATATCCCGGCTGAAGCATTTACGGTTATGTTGAAACGCGACTAG
- the murJ gene encoding murein biosynthesis integral membrane protein MurJ, which yields MPAVKLPKPAKRISMSSVALLLIGTALIGQVLGFLRTKLINANFDNPQTPLGERAGVYFAAFNIPDLFFYTIAAGALGVAFMPYLADRLHKGDRRGMWDLSASLMNLLALIMLVVGIIIFVFAHPLIDLVAPGLNPEQQNNAATLMRFLSLNPFLFTVSGIITSAQQTIGRFFFYAIAPLFYNVSIIASIYIFKGTDVGIVGLGIGALVGGILQLIVVTLGLIGTDFHWRPKIMWHNKDFKEMLRQLPPRSLDQGIDQVQSVVDTRFASTIGGATAISNYNNAYILHTAPILLLGTAISTAAFPRLNERLSMGRPDLFRRDFLRTLRVIIWLTTPVVVISFFARGYLARLIFSQNAPQIAAVFGFLVVAIFFRTIYALVSRWFYSQKDTITPLVVSVFIIILNIILAYMLSRPGAYGVEGLAMAQSIVATIEVLVLFTIMVMRDHKLIDASFWRGMVKIVSVTGFSIVAAFSTVTLYPLGIDDRGFLTLGTKLAFLTLVTFAVHIGISAVFDLEEVRPIFKRVRQFVYKSIGQPY from the coding sequence ATGCCAGCAGTAAAATTACCAAAACCAGCTAAACGAATTTCTATGAGCAGTGTCGCGCTGCTGTTGATCGGTACGGCGCTGATCGGACAAGTGCTTGGATTCTTACGTACCAAGTTGATTAATGCCAACTTCGACAACCCGCAAACGCCGCTTGGCGAACGGGCCGGTGTCTATTTTGCAGCCTTTAACATACCAGATTTGTTTTTCTACACGATTGCTGCCGGAGCTTTGGGTGTGGCCTTTATGCCATATCTGGCCGACCGGCTTCACAAAGGCGACCGGCGCGGTATGTGGGATTTATCGGCCAGTTTGATGAATCTTCTGGCGCTGATTATGCTCGTGGTGGGAATTATAATTTTCGTATTTGCCCACCCGTTGATTGATCTTGTAGCACCCGGGCTCAATCCTGAGCAGCAAAATAATGCCGCGACGCTCATGCGCTTTTTATCTCTCAATCCATTTTTGTTTACTGTTTCCGGCATCATAACCAGCGCGCAGCAGACGATTGGGCGGTTCTTCTTTTATGCCATCGCACCGTTGTTTTATAACGTCAGCATTATCGCCAGCATTTATATATTCAAAGGCACTGATGTTGGTATCGTCGGGCTAGGCATCGGTGCCTTGGTCGGTGGCATCTTACAGCTTATTGTCGTCACACTGGGCTTAATCGGGACTGATTTTCACTGGCGTCCCAAAATCATGTGGCACAACAAAGATTTCAAAGAAATGCTTCGACAGTTGCCACCACGGTCTCTCGATCAGGGAATTGATCAAGTGCAAAGCGTGGTTGACACCAGGTTTGCGTCTACGATTGGCGGGGCAACGGCTATTAGTAATTACAATAATGCCTACATATTGCACACGGCACCGATTTTGCTGCTCGGTACGGCCATTTCAACAGCGGCGTTTCCGCGGCTCAACGAACGGCTATCTATGGGTCGGCCTGATTTGTTCCGACGAGATTTCCTGCGGACGCTTCGGGTTATTATTTGGCTGACGACACCGGTCGTCGTTATTTCGTTTTTCGCTCGCGGCTATTTGGCGCGTTTGATTTTCAGCCAAAATGCACCACAGATTGCTGCCGTCTTCGGCTTCTTGGTCGTGGCCATTTTTTTCAGGACTATTTATGCGCTGGTCTCCCGCTGGTTTTATTCACAGAAGGATACAATAACTCCGTTAGTCGTCTCGGTATTCATCATTATTCTGAATATCATTCTGGCGTATATGCTGTCCCGGCCGGGAGCATACGGCGTAGAGGGTCTTGCGATGGCACAGTCGATCGTCGCGACTATTGAAGTCCTGGTGCTGTTTACAATTATGGTAATGCGCGATCACAAACTTATCGATGCTTCATTTTGGCGGGGCATGGTCAAAATTGTTTCGGTGACGGGCTTTAGTATTGTGGCTGCCTTCTCGACGGTTACACTGTATCCGCTGGGTATTGATGACCGCGGCTTTTTGACGCTTGGCACTAAATTAGCATTTTTGACGCTGGTGACGTTCGCTGTCCATATTGGCATATCGGCAGTTTTTGATCTCGAAGAAGTCCGACCAATTTTCAAACGTGTCAGACAGTTCGTCTATAAATCTATCGGGCAGCCGTACTAA
- a CDS encoding DUF87 domain-containing protein, with translation MANHKSDSPSTTIAPQDTGVVLLLQVPRTNDKKELAAEQMFASLFGLLTIPAHGLFQTTIRERISFEIAVVKRRIGFYVWVPTYLKSYVEEQMYAQYPSVQISEVPDYTMTPDEGFQSILVTELKLTGLEVLPIKTFQSFEVDPLAAITATFAKFEADEEAWVQLTIRPAAQHWHRKSERYIAKIKGGSKTNMVGLVSALWTPPTPKTDSNKPTEYESVRAKAAEDKSQKLAFESQLRIVYRGSGDLHQARLRLQSIIASYKQFNTTYLNGFEHKRIMADPHVLGLYRTRAFNRRGYILNIEEVATLCHLPHTNVETPYILWASSQTAEPPANLPIVTSEFRQDLSPIATTNFRGHNTMFGMPRIDRSRHLYIIGQTGVGKSGLLELLSISDIYSPYGFAVIDPHGDYAINVLRRIPPERVKDVIYFNPADTEFPMAFNPMEVSDPKLKTHTASELIGVLKRMFESWGPRLEYILRYSLLALLDYPNATMLDITRILTEKKFRNEVLKYVQDPVVRNFWTVEFASWNDKFAAEAVAPVLNKVGAFVANPLVRNIIGQPKSSFNVRQIMDERKILLVNLSRGLLGEDNAALLGSLLVTKIQLGAMSRADIPAEQRTPFYLYVDEFQNFATDSFATILSEARKYGLNLTVANQYTAQMSIEVKDAVFGNVGSVIAFRMGADDARSMLRYFEPKFEEYDLVHMHNRHFVISMTIEGEKTPAFSAISLNLPPQQADYSASIVEYSRAAYASSRQYVERYVNERYQFDDFHIPGSVSNPAPASRAARPDDRRSERKAISLPKSLINAVRANKPAPLSTPSSPDSHTSGVPKSTQTDQLDQALRASGLQHSARTGRSPQAGQAGAAANTNPAALPDDAKPKRKRIRHRKRKAAPAEESNTQSGRPSPISMTDQPHDTHVQQKPISKQ, from the coding sequence ATGGCAAATCACAAATCAGATTCCCCGTCTACTACGATAGCGCCCCAAGACACAGGGGTTGTATTGTTGCTGCAAGTGCCGCGCACCAATGACAAGAAGGAGCTGGCAGCTGAGCAAATGTTCGCTAGTCTATTTGGGTTACTTACTATACCAGCACATGGGTTGTTCCAGACGACAATTCGTGAACGTATCAGTTTCGAAATTGCGGTTGTTAAGCGGCGCATCGGATTTTATGTGTGGGTGCCGACATATCTAAAAAGCTATGTTGAAGAGCAGATGTATGCCCAATATCCCTCGGTGCAGATATCTGAAGTGCCTGATTACACTATGACTCCAGATGAAGGCTTTCAGTCGATACTTGTGACCGAACTGAAGCTGACTGGCCTAGAAGTATTACCTATAAAGACTTTTCAAAGTTTTGAAGTCGACCCGCTGGCGGCTATAACCGCGACATTTGCGAAATTTGAAGCCGACGAGGAGGCTTGGGTGCAGCTGACAATCCGACCGGCGGCACAGCATTGGCACCGCAAAAGCGAACGCTATATTGCCAAAATCAAAGGCGGCAGCAAAACAAACATGGTCGGCCTGGTCAGTGCGCTATGGACGCCGCCAACACCGAAAACAGACTCGAACAAGCCAACAGAGTACGAATCAGTCAGGGCAAAGGCCGCTGAGGACAAAAGCCAAAAGCTGGCGTTTGAGAGTCAGCTCCGGATTGTTTACCGTGGTTCTGGCGACCTGCATCAGGCGCGACTCCGGCTGCAGTCCATCATTGCTAGTTACAAACAATTCAACACCACCTATCTCAACGGATTCGAGCACAAACGGATCATGGCCGATCCACACGTGCTTGGATTATATCGGACCCGCGCTTTCAATCGCCGCGGCTATATACTCAACATCGAAGAAGTCGCTACCTTGTGCCATTTGCCACATACCAACGTCGAAACCCCGTATATATTATGGGCATCATCGCAGACTGCCGAGCCGCCAGCTAATTTACCGATTGTAACCAGTGAATTTCGTCAAGATTTGAGTCCGATTGCCACTACAAACTTCCGGGGCCACAACACGATGTTCGGCATGCCGCGCATCGACCGCAGCCGGCACTTATACATTATCGGGCAGACCGGTGTCGGTAAATCCGGCTTGCTTGAGCTACTATCTATATCGGATATCTATAGCCCATATGGATTCGCTGTCATTGATCCACATGGGGATTATGCCATCAACGTACTGCGGCGAATACCGCCGGAACGAGTCAAAGACGTCATTTATTTCAATCCGGCAGACACCGAATTCCCAATGGCGTTCAATCCGATGGAAGTCAGTGACCCGAAGCTCAAAACACATACCGCCTCGGAACTCATCGGTGTCCTGAAGCGAATGTTCGAAAGTTGGGGGCCGCGGCTGGAATATATCCTGCGTTACAGTCTGCTTGCGTTGCTCGACTATCCAAATGCTACCATGCTCGACATTACACGTATTCTGACTGAAAAGAAATTTCGTAATGAAGTACTGAAGTATGTCCAAGATCCAGTCGTCCGCAATTTTTGGACTGTTGAATTTGCCAGCTGGAATGATAAGTTTGCCGCCGAAGCAGTCGCACCGGTTTTGAACAAGGTCGGGGCATTTGTTGCAAATCCGCTGGTCCGCAACATTATCGGCCAGCCCAAAAGCAGCTTTAATGTGCGCCAGATCATGGATGAACGCAAAATTTTGCTGGTTAATCTCTCGAGAGGGCTACTCGGCGAAGACAATGCCGCGCTGCTTGGTTCATTGCTGGTAACCAAGATACAACTTGGGGCGATGAGCCGGGCTGATATTCCTGCCGAACAGCGGACGCCGTTTTATCTCTATGTCGATGAGTTTCAAAACTTCGCAACCGACTCGTTCGCAACGATACTGTCGGAAGCTCGCAAGTATGGCCTCAACCTGACCGTCGCCAATCAATATACGGCTCAGATGTCCATCGAGGTAAAAGACGCTGTATTTGGTAATGTCGGCTCAGTCATCGCGTTCCGTATGGGAGCGGACGATGCCCGGTCGATGCTGCGTTATTTCGAACCGAAATTCGAAGAATATGACCTGGTTCATATGCATAACCGTCACTTTGTTATCAGCATGACGATTGAGGGCGAGAAAACACCAGCCTTTTCAGCGATCAGTCTCAATTTGCCGCCGCAGCAAGCCGATTATAGTGCCAGCATTGTCGAGTATAGCCGGGCTGCCTACGCTTCCTCCAGGCAATACGTCGAACGCTACGTCAACGAGCGTTATCAGTTTGATGACTTTCATATTCCGGGCTCGGTTTCGAATCCAGCGCCCGCCTCACGTGCAGCCCGTCCGGATGACCGACGCTCTGAACGGAAAGCAATTAGTTTGCCGAAGTCGCTGATCAATGCTGTCAGGGCGAATAAACCAGCGCCGTTATCGACGCCTAGTTCACCGGACTCTCATACTTCTGGTGTCCCAAAGTCTACTCAAACTGACCAACTTGATCAAGCTTTGAGAGCCTCCGGACTTCAGCATTCAGCACGAACAGGTCGCAGTCCTCAGGCTGGGCAAGCTGGCGCTGCGGCCAACACGAACCCGGCAGCGCTGCCTGATGACGCAAAGCCAAAACGAAAACGTATCCGCCACCGTAAACGAAAAGCAGCGCCAGCCGAAGAAAGCAATACACAGTCTGGTCGTCCGTCGCCTATTTCAATGACTGATCAACCGCATGATACGCATGTCCAGCAAAAACCAATTTCAAAGCAGTAA
- the ftsH gene encoding ATP-dependent zinc metalloprotease FtsH, producing MDKKPFRSTKSKNTKSPNKGWKNAGFAALLILLSLIIFNAYGQPASLKTIPESTAISQANNGEYAKVVKDGNELTITKRGEDKPSLKTYTDPQASLKESGYNTSKFEVSNEPASNGGGLGSALLVSILPILLIGGLLYFMLRSAQGQGNQAMSFGKSRARLYGNEKDKVTFKEIAGSGEAKQDLEEVVEFLKFPKKFSSVGARIPKGVLLVGPPGTGKTMLARAVAGEANVPFFSISGSEFVEMFVGVGASRVRDLFAKAKKNAPCIIFVDEIDAVGRRRGSGMGGGHDEREQTLNQILVEMDGFEQGQNVIVLAATNRADVLDPALLRPGRFDRRVNIGLPDRQDREAILTIHFAKKPLAKNVDLGALAGKSAGSSGADLANIANEAAIIAARHNRTEITQHDVTEAFERVAIGPERKSKVMTEADKVLTAFHEAGHALVGHVLPDSDPVHKVTIIPRGGTGGVTWFIPPEDRYYVSLIQYKDILARGLGGRIAEEVMFGADRITTGASNDLQKAAELARDMIMNQGMGDKLRDQVFQVDEGMMMDRLVHESNQSEDTKKVIDQEVEALITEAADRARIIIKANVDKLEALKDRLLDKETVEAEEVIEVFAGASLPKAAALY from the coding sequence ATGGATAAAAAACCGTTTCGTAGCACCAAGTCGAAGAATACCAAAAGCCCAAATAAGGGCTGGAAAAATGCTGGCTTTGCTGCATTGCTCATTTTACTGTCACTTATAATATTTAATGCCTATGGCCAACCTGCCAGTCTCAAGACAATTCCTGAATCAACGGCTATCAGCCAGGCTAACAACGGCGAGTATGCCAAAGTTGTCAAAGACGGCAACGAACTCACCATCACCAAGCGCGGCGAAGACAAGCCAAGCTTGAAAACCTATACCGACCCGCAGGCCAGCCTCAAAGAGTCAGGTTATAACACGTCTAAGTTCGAGGTTAGCAATGAGCCGGCTTCTAACGGCGGTGGACTCGGCAGTGCGCTGCTGGTTTCAATTTTGCCGATTTTACTGATCGGCGGCTTGCTGTACTTCATGTTGCGCAGCGCTCAGGGCCAAGGCAATCAAGCCATGTCGTTTGGCAAGAGCCGGGCCCGTCTCTACGGCAATGAAAAGGACAAAGTCACCTTCAAAGAGATCGCCGGTAGCGGTGAGGCGAAACAAGATCTCGAAGAAGTCGTTGAATTTTTGAAGTTCCCAAAGAAATTTTCTAGCGTTGGTGCGCGCATACCAAAGGGTGTGTTATTGGTTGGTCCTCCCGGTACCGGTAAGACAATGCTGGCCCGCGCCGTGGCTGGTGAAGCAAACGTGCCATTCTTCAGTATTTCCGGATCTGAATTCGTCGAAATGTTCGTCGGTGTCGGTGCATCACGTGTCCGCGATCTGTTCGCCAAAGCTAAGAAGAATGCGCCATGTATTATTTTTGTTGATGAAATCGACGCCGTGGGACGGCGCCGTGGCTCGGGTATGGGTGGCGGCCATGATGAGCGTGAACAGACGCTTAACCAGATTCTGGTTGAAATGGATGGATTCGAACAGGGGCAAAACGTAATCGTCCTTGCGGCTACCAACCGAGCTGATGTGCTTGATCCGGCATTGTTACGTCCCGGCCGCTTTGACCGTCGTGTCAACATAGGCCTGCCTGACCGTCAGGACCGCGAAGCCATATTGACGATACACTTTGCCAAAAAGCCACTTGCCAAGAATGTAGACCTCGGTGCCTTAGCTGGTAAGTCGGCCGGTTCTTCGGGCGCTGATCTAGCCAATATTGCCAACGAAGCTGCTATAATCGCCGCCCGACACAACCGCACTGAGATAACACAGCACGACGTGACCGAAGCCTTCGAGCGTGTCGCAATCGGACCAGAACGAAAGAGCAAGGTTATGACCGAAGCTGACAAAGTTCTGACGGCTTTCCACGAAGCTGGCCATGCCCTTGTCGGACATGTACTGCCAGATAGTGACCCTGTCCACAAGGTGACGATTATTCCCCGCGGTGGTACCGGTGGCGTGACCTGGTTCATTCCGCCAGAGGATCGTTACTACGTTTCCCTGATTCAATATAAAGATATTTTAGCTCGAGGCCTTGGCGGTCGTATCGCTGAAGAAGTTATGTTTGGTGCTGATCGTATCACAACGGGTGCAAGCAACGATCTGCAGAAGGCCGCCGAACTGGCACGCGATATGATCATGAATCAGGGCATGGGTGACAAACTTCGCGACCAGGTATTCCAAGTCGATGAAGGCATGATGATGGACCGTTTAGTCCATGAAAGCAACCAGTCTGAGGATACCAAAAAGGTTATTGACCAGGAAGTTGAAGCGCTCATCACCGAGGCAGCCGATCGGGCTCGTATCATCATCAAGGCGAATGTCGACAAGCTGGAAGCACTCAAGGATCGTTTGCTCGACAAAGAAACCGTTGAAGCCGAAGAAGTTATTGAAGTCTTTGCTGGTGCCTCGCTGCCAAAAGCCGCAGCTTTGTACTAG